From one Parambassis ranga chromosome 5, fParRan2.1, whole genome shotgun sequence genomic stretch:
- the zbtb40 gene encoding zinc finger and BTB domain-containing protein 40, translating into MMELPNYSSQLMQQLWALRKEGHFCDCTILVGDSHHRAHKLVLAASSLLFRSVLDGSDTISIDTSVVSSQEFGCLLDMVYTGKLPLGKHNVGRIIAAADSLQMFDVAVGFKNVLNNLVNQHPPVSVSSTQTPSLTVINKVQTVNSEGTESSKKDNSFEEKVEDGAEPERDNTEEPPCKRACVELPRTSEPEETKSSESAVEEDNTPAAQVSTDESALLKHSSQLVEILSKMSSILELLSQAAHSSLKEEERQIVCQCCEEADPSSALEKLMSRVKEGLISEAALPKLLWTLQQKTSSSFPEPLLSLLEETERNTKQPGAESEQQGSCSNEEKQEEEVEEENSKEEAEEDEKDANTDSSSPSSKSKPYSCRWCKKNFDYKCRMLAHVKRCSMSQECEQQCPHCPEKLANQRALQRHQAEAHRNTRVKKKVACDLCGRTFAHPSGMIYHKRTEHFEEKPFACEECGTKFGANSSLKNHMRLHTGEKPYRCKHCDMSFSVAAALAYHTKKKHSEGKMYVCQYCKAVFAQSIELTRHVRTHTGDRPYVCRECGKGYSQASGLTVHLHTFHNLSEPHDCQRCCLSFSSLEEHQQHIQEFHPKEFHKCPTCSKVFTSAALLDKHKSTHMGAKPYSCELCNKSYQQLSGLWYHNRTNHPDVFANHTRQLKTLVQCDICFKFFPSATCLAKHQAAEHQGTEASALRCPFCPYILGREEEMQEHISSQHISEVFSCPLCSLVSNSQLELQEHLFACHMEAQQEQESGEEGQASTSYTVISDDGPSEDRKAGSESTVLPEEQQGAGQPVFVALADRDGRSSSEVVEVNMYDLVNSNVTFICEGEASGADS; encoded by the exons GTCTGTCCTGGATGGCTCTGACACCATCTCCATCGACACATCCGTGGTTTCCTCGCAGGAGTTCGGCTGCCTCCTGGACATGGTCTATACCGGCAAGCTGCCCCTGGGCAAACACAACGTTGGTCGCATCATCGCTGCTGCGGACAGCCTACAGATGTTTGACGTAGCAGTTGGCTTTAAAAACGTCCTCAATAACCTGGTGAACCAGCATCCTCCAGTGTCTGTCAGTTCTACACAAACACCAAGCCTCACTGTGATCAATAAAGTCCAGACTGTGAACTCTGAAGGGACAGAATCATCCAAAAAGGACAATTCATTTGAAGAAAAGGTAGAGGATGGGGCTGAGCCAGAGAGGGACAACACAGAGGAACCACCATGTAAAAGAGCATGTGTGGAGCTCCCTCGCACCTCAG AGCCTGAAGAAACCAAATCCTCAGAGAGTGCAGTCGAAGAAGACAACACTCCAGCTGCCCAGGTTTCCACTGATGAGTCTGCTCTTCTGAAACACTCCTCTCAGCTCGTGGAGATCCTCTCCAAAATGTCGTCCATCCTAGAGCTGCTGAGTCAGGCAGCACATAGCAGCctaaaagaggaggagagacag attgtgtgtcagtgctgtgagGAGGCAGATCCCAGCTCGGCACTGGAAAAGCTGATGAGCAGAGTGAAAGAGGGGCTGATCAGTGAAGCAGCGCTCCCTAAACTGCTCTGGACCCTTCAGCAGAAAACCTCATCCTCCTTTCCCGAACCACTGCtctctctgctggaggagaccgAGAGGAACACAAAGCAGCCTGGGG CTGAGTCAGAACAGCAGGGCAGCTGCAGCAATGAGgaaaagcaggaggaagaggtagAGGAGGAAAACAGTAAGGAGGAGGCCGAAGAAGACGAGAAAGATGCAAACACAGACTCCTCGTCCCCTTCCTCTAAGTCCAAGCCCTACTCCTGCCGCTGGTGCAAGAAGAACTTTGATTACAAGTGTCGAATGCTGGCCCACGTGAAGCGCTGCTCCATGTCACAGGAGTGTGAACAGCAGTGCCCGCACTGCCCCGAGAAGCTGGCCAACCAGCGCGCCCTGCAGCGCCACCAGGCAGAGGCTCACCGCAACACACGGGTTAAAAAGAAGGTGGCGTGTGACCTCTGCGGGCGCACCTTCGCCCACCCATCAG GTATGATTTACCACAAACGCACGGAGCACTTTGAAGAGAAGCCATTTGCATGCGAGGAGTGTGGCACAAAGTTCGGCGCCAACTCGTCTCTGAAGAATCACATGAGGCTGCACACGGGAGAGAAACCGTACCGCTGCAAACACTGTGACATGAGCTTCAGCGTGGCCGCTGCGCTCGCATACCACACCAAGAAGAAGCACTCAGagg gtaAGATGTATGTGTGCCAGTACTGTAAGGCTGTCTTCGCTCAGTCCATAGAGCTGACACGTCACGTGCGAACACACACTGGCGACCGGCCGTACGTGTGTCGGGAGTGCGGCAAAGGCTACAGCCAGGCTAGTGGACTCACCGTACACCTGCACACCTTTCACA ACTTGTCGGAGCCTCATGACTGTCAGAGGTGCTGTCTCAGCTTCTCCTCCCTGGAAGAacatcagcagcacatccaggaGTTTCACCCTAAAGAGTTCCACAAATGTCCCACCTGCAGCAAAGTGTTCACCAGCGCCGCTCTGCTGGACAAACACAAGAGCACACACATGGGAGCCAAGCCCTACAGCTGTGAACTCTGCAACAAGTCATACCAG caactgtCAGGCCTGTGGTACCACAACAGGACCAACCACCCCGATGTGTTTGCCAACCACACCCGTCAGCTCAAGACTCTTGTCCAGTGTGACATCTGCTTCAAGTTCTTCCCCAGTGCCACCTGTTTAGCCAAACACCAAGCTGCTGAGCACCAAG GCACAGAGGCATCGGCGCTGCGCTGCCCATTCTGTCCATACATCCtcggcagggaggaggagatgcaGGAGCACATCAGCAGTCAGCACATCAGCGAGGTGTTCAGCTGCCCCCTCTGCTCCCTGGTCAGCAACTCccagctggagctgcaggagcACCTGTTCGCCTGCCACATGGAGGcccagcaggagcaggagagtgGCGAGGAGGGGCAGGCCTCCACCTCCTACACG GTGATTTCAGATGATGGTCCCTCAGAGGACAGAAAGGCAGGATCAGAGTCCACTGTCCTgcctgaggagcagcagggagCGGGCCAGCCGGTGTTCGTAGCTCTGGCGGACAGGGATGGCAGGTCGTCAtcggaggtggtggaggtgaacaTGTACGACCTGGTGAACAGCAACGTCACCTTCATCTGTGAAGGCGAAGCGTCAGGTGCAGACTCCTAA